Proteins found in one Pogoniulus pusillus isolate bPogPus1 chromosome 36, bPogPus1.pri, whole genome shotgun sequence genomic segment:
- the MTHFR gene encoding methylenetetrahydrofolate reductase (NADPH) isoform X1: MVNETQHTCSTSSSSKSDGGSSSGSESSKDSSRCSTPVLDADRHERLREKMRRRQDSGDKWFSLEFFPPRTANAAVNLISRFDRMGAGGPLFIDVTWHPAGDPGSDKETSSMIIANTAVNYCGLETILHMTCCNQTKDDITGHLQKAKRLGLKNIMALRGDPVGEEWEEEVNGFNYAADLVKHIRNEFDDYFDICVAGYPTGHPEAGSYEEDLKYLKEKVSAGADFIITQLFFRSETFFKFMKDCQAIGITCPIIPGIFPIQGYHSLRQLVKLSKLEVPQEIKDVIEPIKDNDAAIRNYGVELAVSMCRELLDSGMVHGLHFYTLNREVATTEVLKRLGIWKEDPRRPLPWAVSAHPKRRVEDVRPIFWASRPKSYIYRTQEWDEFPNGRWGNSSSPAFGELKDYYLFYLKSKSPREELLKMWGEELTCEESVFEVFTCYITGEPNKNGYKVTCMPWNDDPLATETNLLKEQLEKVNRRGILTINSQPNINGKPSTDPIVGWGPSGGYVFQKAYLEFFTSSEIVTALLKVLKKYESRVNYHIVNVKGQNITNALDLQPNAVTWGIFPGREIIQPTVVDPVSFLSWKDEAFALWIEQWAKLYEEESPSRMIIQYIHDNYYLVNLVDNDFPLENCLWQVVDDTFELLNSPTQQ, encoded by the exons ATGGTCAACGAGACCCAGCATACCTGCAGTACGAGTTCCAGCTCCAAGTCTGatggcggcagcagcagcgggaGCGAGAGCTCCAAGGACAGCTCACGCTGCTCCACCCCTGTCCTCGACGCTGACCGGCACGAGCGGCTGCGGGAGAAGATGCGTCGGCGGCAGGACTCTGGAGACAAGTGGTTCTCCCTGGAGTTCTTCCCTCCACGCACAGCCAATGCTGCTGTCAATCTCATCTCCAG GTTTGACCGCATGGGAGCAGGCGGGCCGCTCTTCATTGATGTGACGTGGCACCCTGCAGGGGACCCAGGATCTGACAAGGAAACATCTTCCATGATTATTGCCAACACTGCAGTCAATTACTGTGGCCTGGAAACCATCCTGCATATGACATGCTGCAACCAGACCAAGGATGATATCACAGGGCATCTGCAGAAGGCCAAGCGGCTCGGGTTGAAGAACATCATGGCGCTGCGTGGAG ATCCTGTGggtgaggagtgggaggaagaggTAAATGGCTTCAACTATGCTGCTGACCTGGTTAAGCACATTCGCAATGAGTTCGATGACTACTTTGATATCTGTGTGGCAG GCTACCCCACAGGCCATCCTGAAGCGGGGAGCTACGAGGAAGACCtgaagtatctgaaggagaaagTCTCTGCTGGGGCAGACTTCATCATTACGCAGCTTTTCTTCAGATCAGAAACATTTTTCAAGTTCATGAAGGATTGCCAAGCCATTGGCATCACCTGCCCCATTATTCCTGGCATCTTCCCTATACAG GGTTACCACTCCCTGCGCCAGCTGGTGAAGCTCTCCAAGCTGGAAGTCCCTCAAGAAATCAAAGATGTGATTGAACCCATCAAGGACAATGATGCAGCCATCCGGAACTATGGGGTGGAGCTGGCAGTGTCCATGTGCCGCGAGCTGTTGGATAGTGGCATGGTGCATGGGCTCCACTTCTACACCCTCAACCGCGAAGTGGCTACCACAGAAGTCCTTAAGCGCCTGGGCATATGGAAGGAAGACCCCAG GaggcctctgccctgggctgtcaGCGCTCACCCCAAGAGAAGAGTCGAAGATGTCCGTCCAATCTTCTGGGCCTCTCGGCCGAAGAGCTACATCTATCGAACCCAGGAATGGGATGAGTTCCCCAACGGCCGATG GGGtaactcctcctctccagcctttgggGAACTGAAAGACTATTACCTCTTTTACCTGAAGAGCAAGTCTCCCCGAGAGGAGCTCCTGAAGATGTGGGGAGAAGAGCTGACTTGTGAGGAAAGCGTCTTTGAGGTGTTCACATGTTACATCACTGGAGAACCCAATAAGAACGGTTACAAG GTTACATGTATGCCCTGGAATGACGACCCTCTTGCTACTGAAACCAACCTCctgaaggagcagctggagaaggttAACAGACGAGGAATCCTGACCATCAACTCTCAGCCAAACATCAACGGCAAACCATCCACAGACCCCATTGTAGGCTGGGGGCCCAGTGGGGGTTATGTCTTCCAAAAG gcatACCTGGAGTTCTTCACCTCTAGTGAGATTGTCACAGCACTGCTCAAAGTGCTGAAGAAGTACGAGTCACGAGTGAACTACCACATTGTCAACGTCAAG GGCCAGAATATCACCAATGCTCTAGATCTGCAACCCAATGCTGTCACCTGGGGCATCTTCCCAGGcagagagatcatccagcccactGTAGTGGATCCTGTAAGCTTCCTCTCCTGGAAG GACGAGGCCTTTGCGCTGTGGATCGAGCAGTGGGCCAAGCTCTACGAAGAGGAGTCGCCCTCTCGCATGATCATCCAGTACATTCATGACAACTACTACTTGGTCAACCTGGTGGACAATGACTTCCCACTCGAAAATTGCCTCTGGCAGGTTGTGGATGATACTTTTGAGCTGTTGAACTCTCCAACTCAGCAGTGA
- the MTHFR gene encoding methylenetetrahydrofolate reductase (NADPH) isoform X2: MDTRFDRMGAGGPLFIDVTWHPAGDPGSDKETSSMIIANTAVNYCGLETILHMTCCNQTKDDITGHLQKAKRLGLKNIMALRGDPVGEEWEEEVNGFNYAADLVKHIRNEFDDYFDICVAGYPTGHPEAGSYEEDLKYLKEKVSAGADFIITQLFFRSETFFKFMKDCQAIGITCPIIPGIFPIQGYHSLRQLVKLSKLEVPQEIKDVIEPIKDNDAAIRNYGVELAVSMCRELLDSGMVHGLHFYTLNREVATTEVLKRLGIWKEDPRRPLPWAVSAHPKRRVEDVRPIFWASRPKSYIYRTQEWDEFPNGRWGNSSSPAFGELKDYYLFYLKSKSPREELLKMWGEELTCEESVFEVFTCYITGEPNKNGYKVTCMPWNDDPLATETNLLKEQLEKVNRRGILTINSQPNINGKPSTDPIVGWGPSGGYVFQKAYLEFFTSSEIVTALLKVLKKYESRVNYHIVNVKGQNITNALDLQPNAVTWGIFPGREIIQPTVVDPVSFLSWKDEAFALWIEQWAKLYEEESPSRMIIQYIHDNYYLVNLVDNDFPLENCLWQVVDDTFELLNSPTQQ, encoded by the exons ATGGACACCAG GTTTGACCGCATGGGAGCAGGCGGGCCGCTCTTCATTGATGTGACGTGGCACCCTGCAGGGGACCCAGGATCTGACAAGGAAACATCTTCCATGATTATTGCCAACACTGCAGTCAATTACTGTGGCCTGGAAACCATCCTGCATATGACATGCTGCAACCAGACCAAGGATGATATCACAGGGCATCTGCAGAAGGCCAAGCGGCTCGGGTTGAAGAACATCATGGCGCTGCGTGGAG ATCCTGTGggtgaggagtgggaggaagaggTAAATGGCTTCAACTATGCTGCTGACCTGGTTAAGCACATTCGCAATGAGTTCGATGACTACTTTGATATCTGTGTGGCAG GCTACCCCACAGGCCATCCTGAAGCGGGGAGCTACGAGGAAGACCtgaagtatctgaaggagaaagTCTCTGCTGGGGCAGACTTCATCATTACGCAGCTTTTCTTCAGATCAGAAACATTTTTCAAGTTCATGAAGGATTGCCAAGCCATTGGCATCACCTGCCCCATTATTCCTGGCATCTTCCCTATACAG GGTTACCACTCCCTGCGCCAGCTGGTGAAGCTCTCCAAGCTGGAAGTCCCTCAAGAAATCAAAGATGTGATTGAACCCATCAAGGACAATGATGCAGCCATCCGGAACTATGGGGTGGAGCTGGCAGTGTCCATGTGCCGCGAGCTGTTGGATAGTGGCATGGTGCATGGGCTCCACTTCTACACCCTCAACCGCGAAGTGGCTACCACAGAAGTCCTTAAGCGCCTGGGCATATGGAAGGAAGACCCCAG GaggcctctgccctgggctgtcaGCGCTCACCCCAAGAGAAGAGTCGAAGATGTCCGTCCAATCTTCTGGGCCTCTCGGCCGAAGAGCTACATCTATCGAACCCAGGAATGGGATGAGTTCCCCAACGGCCGATG GGGtaactcctcctctccagcctttgggGAACTGAAAGACTATTACCTCTTTTACCTGAAGAGCAAGTCTCCCCGAGAGGAGCTCCTGAAGATGTGGGGAGAAGAGCTGACTTGTGAGGAAAGCGTCTTTGAGGTGTTCACATGTTACATCACTGGAGAACCCAATAAGAACGGTTACAAG GTTACATGTATGCCCTGGAATGACGACCCTCTTGCTACTGAAACCAACCTCctgaaggagcagctggagaaggttAACAGACGAGGAATCCTGACCATCAACTCTCAGCCAAACATCAACGGCAAACCATCCACAGACCCCATTGTAGGCTGGGGGCCCAGTGGGGGTTATGTCTTCCAAAAG gcatACCTGGAGTTCTTCACCTCTAGTGAGATTGTCACAGCACTGCTCAAAGTGCTGAAGAAGTACGAGTCACGAGTGAACTACCACATTGTCAACGTCAAG GGCCAGAATATCACCAATGCTCTAGATCTGCAACCCAATGCTGTCACCTGGGGCATCTTCCCAGGcagagagatcatccagcccactGTAGTGGATCCTGTAAGCTTCCTCTCCTGGAAG GACGAGGCCTTTGCGCTGTGGATCGAGCAGTGGGCCAAGCTCTACGAAGAGGAGTCGCCCTCTCGCATGATCATCCAGTACATTCATGACAACTACTACTTGGTCAACCTGGTGGACAATGACTTCCCACTCGAAAATTGCCTCTGGCAGGTTGTGGATGATACTTTTGAGCTGTTGAACTCTCCAACTCAGCAGTGA